In a single window of the Thunnus thynnus chromosome 9, fThuThy2.1, whole genome shotgun sequence genome:
- the LOC137188907 gene encoding protocadherin alpha-8-like, with protein sequence MGAGGQRRGVQSWWVALRLSLMLNCVEQVSAQIKYSIPEEVKVGTIVGNVGKDLGLDISSLEERRFRIVSGTEDAQFEVNQNSGVLYVHKKIDREELCESVSPCLMNLKMVAENPMEVHYVGVEIIDVNDNSPSFQEEEKILEIYESTLPGRRFQLPTARDPDVVVNTVRVYKLNHNEYFSVQIRDRADDKVPFLVLQKSLDREKHHEHKLILTAVDGGNPPRSGTLNVTVIVLDSNDNHPVFSQEVYSVTIHENVDTDTTVIKVEATDVDDGSNGNIEYFFGGELDHKIYDMFSLDKDTGEIRVKSEIDFEKADVYKLDVHATDKGQPPMSADCIVIIKVVDENDNKPEIEVTSLSNMVSEDSKPGTVVSLVSITDKDAGLNGKVICSLSENVPFELKPSFQDNMYSLVLKHRLDRESVSHYDITITATDCGQPPLSAFKTLSIEVSDVNDNIPEFLHNPIELYLVENNVAGNPIFSITASDKDLNENAALTYHIVREEGSQVKMATFLNINSDNGHVSALKSFDFETLKTFQFQVVATDSGTPSLSSNVTVNVFILDQNDNAPVILYPVSSNGSAEGVEEIPRNVNAGHLVTKVRAYDADIGYNGWLLFSLQQVTDHSLFGLDRYTGQIRTLRSFTETDEAEHKLVILVKDNGNVSLSATATVIVKLVEPKEAFAASDVKSSAKDDEGNDVTFYLMITLGSVSALFLISIVVLIAMQCSKTTDYTSKYLQDANYDGTLCHSIQYRSGDKRYMLVGPRMSIGSTIVPGSHANTLVLPDRRGTSGEEPIETLCPSPDKAFVCSLKEAEKAFESSSPPME encoded by the exons ATGGGAGCCGGAGGACAAAGACGAGGAGTACAGTCCTGGTGGGTAGCCCTCCGTCTCTCTTTGATGCTCAACTGCGTGGAGCAGGTTTCAGCTcagataaaatattcaattcCAGAGGAAGTAAAAGTGGGAACTATCGTTGGAAATGTCGGCAAAGATCTAGGACTGGACATCAGTTCGCTGGAGGAAAGACGGTTTCGTATTGTTTCAGGAACTGAAGATGCTCAGTTTGAAGTAAATCAGAACAGTGGCGTCTTGTATGTGCATAAAAAGATCGACCGAGAGGAGCTCTGTGAAAGCGTTTCGCCATGTTTAATGAACCTAAAAATGGTAGCTGAGAACCCAATGGAAGTACATTATGTTGGAGTTGAAATCATAGATGTTAATGATAATTCACCCAGTTTtcaagaggaagaaaaaatattagaaatctATGAGTCTACTCTTCCAGGCAGACGCTTCCAGTTACCGACTGCACGCGATCCAGATGTTGTAGTTAATACGGTGCGAGTGTACAAATTAAACCACAATGAATATTTTAGTGTCCAAATTCGTGACAGAGCAGACGACAAGGTACCATTCTTAGTCTTGCAAAAGTCTCTAGATCGTGAAAAGCACCATGAGCACAAACTGATTCTGACAGCAGTTGACGGTGGAAATCCACCGAGATCAGGGACTCTTAATGTCACAGTCATAGTTCTTGATTCAAATGATAACCATCCGGTATTTAGCCAAGAAGTGTATTCGGTAACGATACATGAAAATGTGGATACAGATACGACTGTGATCAAGGTGGAGGCGACTGATGTGGATGACGgttcaaatggaaatattgaatattttttcgGTGGTGAACTTGACCATAAAATATATGACATGTTTAGCTTGGATAAAGACACTGGTGAAATTAGAGTAAAGAGCGAAATTGACTTTGAGAAGGCTGACGTTTATAAGTTAGACGTCCATGCCACTGACAAAGGACAACCTCCAATGAGTGCTGACTGCATTGTAATCATCAAAGTAGTCgatgaaaatgacaacaaaccTGAAATAGAGGTGACATCCCTGTCAAACATGGTATCTGAAGATTCAAAGCCTGGAACTGTCGTTTCTCTTGTTAGTATTACAGACAAAGACGCCGGTTTAAACGGTAAAGTAATATGTAGTCTTTCAGAAAATGTGCCATTCGAATTAAAACCATCATTTCAAGATAATATGTACTCTTTAGTTTTGAAACATCGCTTGGATCGAGAATCAGTTTCACATTATGACATCACAATAACAGCTACAGACTGTGGCCAGCCTCCTCTATCCGCATTTAAAACTCTGAGTATTGAGGTATCAGACGTGAATGATAATATCCCAGAATTTCTGCATAATCCAATTGAACTTTACCTGGTGGAAAATAACGTCGCTGGAAACCCAATTTTTTCTATTACGGCTTCAGATAAAGACTTAAATGAAAATGCGGCTCTAACTTATCATATAGTTAGAGAGGAAGGCAGTCAAGTTAAAATggcaacatttttgaatataaATTCAGATAATGGACACGTTTCAGCGCTAAAAAGTTTCGACTTTGAAACTCTGAAAACGTTCCAGTTCCAAGTTGTCGCCACAGATTCTGGAACTCCGTCACTAAGCAGCAACGTCACTGTGAACGTGTTCATTCTGGATCAGAACGACAACGCTCCAGTCATCCTGTATCCAGTCAGCTCTAACGGTTCTGCTGAAGGTGTGGAGGAGATTCCCCGCAATGTGAACGCAGGACACTTGGTGACTAAAGTCAGAGCCTATGACGCTGATATAGGATATAACGGCTGGTTACTcttttcactgcagcaagttACTGACCACAGTCTCTTTGGTTTGGACCGCTATACAGGACAGATCAGAACACTTCGCTCATTCACAGAGACAGACGAGGCTGAGCATAAACTGGTCATACTGGTCAAAGATAATGGGAACGTTTCACTCTCAGCAACAGCTACTGTGATTGTCAAACTTGTGGAGCCCAAAGAAGCTTTTGCAGCTTCTGATGTCAAAAGTTCAGCAAAAGATGATGAGGGGAATGATGTGACTTTTTACCTGATGATAACTTTGGGCTCAGTTTCAGCACTGTTTCTCATCAGTATCGTCGTGCTGATTGCAATGCAGTGCTCCAAAACCACAGACTATACTTCTAAATATCTACAAGATGCAAATTATGATGGGACACTATGTCACAGCATCCAGTACAGATCTGGAGACAAACGCTACATGTTAGTTGGACCCAGGATGAGTATAGGGTCTACCATAGTCCCAGGCAGCCATGCCAATACTCTGGTGCTTCCTGACAGAAGAGGAACATCTGGAGAG GAACCCATAGAGACACTTTGTCCCTCCCCTGACAAAGCTTTTGTCTGCTCCCTGAAAGAAGCAGAGAAGGCATTTGAATCGAGCTCGCCACCGATGGAATAG
- the LOC137188905 gene encoding protocadherin alpha-8-like — protein sequence MLSCVEQVSAQIKYSIPEEVKVETIVGNVGKDLGLDISSLEERRFRIVSGTEDAQFEVNQNSGVLYVHKKIDREELCESVSPCLMNLKMVAENPMEVHYVGVEIIDVNDNSPSFQEEEKILEISESTAPGKRFQLPTARDPDVVVNTVRVYKLNHNEYFGVQIRERGEDKIPFLVLQKSLDREKHHEHKLILTAVDGGNPPRSGTLNVTVIVLDSNDNHPVFSQEVYSVTIHENVNSETSVIKVKATDVDDGSNGDIEYFFGSELDPKIYDMFSLDKDTGEIRVEGEIDFEKADVYKLDVHATDKGQPPMSTDCRVIIKVLDENDNKPEIEVTSLSNMVSEDSKPGTVVSLISITDKDAGLNGKVICSLSENVPFELKPSFQDNMYSLVLKHRLDRESVSHYDITITATDCGQPPLSAFKTLSIEVSDVNDNIPEFLHNPIEFYLVENNVAGNPIFSITASDKDLNENAALTYHIVREEGSQVKMATFLNINSDNGHVSALKSFDFETLKTFQFQVVATDSGIPSLSSNVTVNVFILDQNDNAPVILYPVSSNGSAEGVEEIPRNVNAGHLVTKVRAYDADIGYNGWLLFSLQQVTDHSLFGLDRYTGQIRTLRSFTETDEAEHKLVILVKDNGNVSLSATATVIVKLVEPKEAFAASDVKSSAKVDDEDNVTFYLMITLGSVSVLFLISIIVLIAMQCSKTTDYTSKYLQDANYDGTLCHSIQYRSGDKRYMLVGPRMSIGSTIVPGSHANTLVVPDRRRASEEVRTCFDFN from the coding sequence ATGCTCAGCTGCGTGGAGCAGGTTTCAGCTcagataaaatattcaattcCAGAGGAAGTAAAAGTGGAAACTATCGTTGGAAATGTCGGCAAGGATCTAGGACTGGACATCAGTTCGCTGGAGGAAAGACGGTTTCGTATTGTTTCAGGAACTGAAGATGCTCAGTTTGAAGTAAATCAGAACAGTGGCGTCTTGTATGTGCATAAAAAGATCGACCGAGAGGAGCTCTGTGAAAGCGTTTCGCCATGTTTAATGAACCTAAAAATGGTAGCTGAGAACCCAATGGAAGTACATTATGTTGGAGTTGAAATCATAGATGTTAATGATAATTCACCCAGTtttcaggaagaagaaaaaatattagaaatctCTGAGTCGACTGCCCCAGGCAAACGTTTTCAGTTACCAACTGCACGCGATCCAGATGTTGTAGTTAATACGGTGCGAGTGTACAAATTAAACCACAATGAATATTTTGGTGTCCAAATTcgtgagagaggagaggacaagATACCATTCTTAGTTTTGCAAAAGTCCCTGGACCGAGAAAAGCACCACGAGCACAAATTGATTCTGACAGCAGTTGACGGTGGAAATCCACCGAGATCAGGGACTCTTAATGTCACAGTCATAGTTCTTGATTCAAATGATAACCATCCAGTATTTAGCCAAGAAGTGTATTCGGTAACGATACATGAAAATGTCAATTCTGAAACAAGTGTGATCAAGGTTAAGGCGACTGATGTGGATGACGGTTCAAATGGAgatattgaatattttttcgGTAGTGAACTTGACCCTAAAATATATGACATGTTTAGCTTGGATAAAGACACTGGTGAAATTAGAGTAGAGGGCGAAATTGACTTTGAGAAGGCTGACGTTTATAAGTTAGACGTCCATGCCACTGACAAAGGACAACCTCCAATGAGTACTGATTGCAGGGTAATCATTAAAGTGCTCgatgaaaatgacaacaaaccTGAAATAGAGGTGACATCCCTGTCAAACATGGTATCTGAAGATTCAAAGCCTGGAACTGTGGTTTCTCTTATTAGTATTACAGATAAAGACGCCGGTTTGAACGGTAAAGTAATATGTAGTCTTTCAGAAAATGTGCCATTCGAATTAAAACCATCATTTCAAGATAATATGTACTCTTTAGTTTTGAAACATCGCTTGGATCGAGAATCAGTTTCACATTATGACATCACAATAACAGCTACCGACTGTGGTCAGCCTCCTCTATCCGCATTTAAAACTCTGAGTATTGAGGTATCAGACGTGAATGATAATATCCCAGAATTTCTGCATAATCCAATAGAATTTTACCTGGTGGAAAATAACGTCGCTGGAAACCCAATTTTTTCTATCACGGCTTCAGATAAAGACTTAAATGAAAATGCGGCTCTAACTTATCATATAGTTAGAGAGGAAGGCAGTCAAGTTAAAATggcaacatttttgaatataaATTCAGATAATGGACACGTTTCAGCGCTAAAAAGTTTCGACTTTGAAACTCTGAAAACGTTCCAGTTCCAAGTTGTCGCCACAGATTCTGGAATTCCGTCATTAAGCAGCAACGTCACTGTGAACGTGTTCATTCTGGATCAGAACGACAACGCTCCAGTCATCCTGTATCCAGTCAGCTCTAACGGTTCTGCTGAAGGTGTGGAGGAGATTCCCCGCAATGTGAACGCAGGACACTTGGTGACTAAAGTCAGAGCCTATGACGCTGATATAGGATATAACGGCTGGTTACTcttttcactgcagcaagttACTGACCACAGTCTCTTTGGTTTGGACCGCTATACAGGACAGATCAGAACACTTCGCTCATTCACAGAGACAGACGAGGCTGAGCATAAACTGGTCATATTGGTCAAAGACAATGGGAACGTTTCACTCTCAGCAACAGCTACTGTGATTGTCAAACTTGTGGAGCCCAAAGAAGCTTTTGCAGCTTCTGATGTCAAAAGTTCTGCAAAAGTTGACGATGAAGACAATGTTACATTTTATCTGATGATAACTTTGGGCTCAGTTTCTGTACTTTTCCTTATCAGTATCATTGTGCTGATTGCAATGCAGTGCTCCAAAACCACAGACTATACTTCTAAATATCTACAAGACGCAAATTATGATGGGACACTGTGTCACAGCATCCAGTACAGATCTGGAGACAAACGGTACATGTTAGTTGGACCCAGGATGAGTATAGGATCTACTATAGTCCCGGGCAGCCATGCAAATACTCTGGTGGTTCCTGACAGGAGGAGAGCATCTGAAGAGGTACGCACATGTTTCGATTttaattaa
- the LOC137188757 gene encoding protocadherin alpha-8-like, which translates to MGTERQTRTSGCTWISFYLTLLLLLGKRALAEIRYSIPEEVKEASVVGNVAKDLGLDITSLIDRRFRVVSESKDAFFEVNQDNGALYVHKKIDREELCQGSGACLIELKVIVENPLEIHYVVVEITDVNDHFPNFPEKEQTFEIAEHTLPGKRFQLHTANDPDSGVNSIRTYTLTSNDHFEVDIRQSDDDKIPFLVLKKSLDREQKNKHSLIVTAVDGGKPQRSDTLNVSITVLDSNDNRPMFSKEIYQIAIKENIPVGSSIFKMNATDPDEGSNGEIEYSLAKTLRRNIYDLFELDRLSGEIRVKGIVDYEENDVYKLDVEASDKGTPPLTGECRVNIKIIDVNDNPPQIEVTSLSNTVSEDSKPGTVISLITVRDKDSGVNGKIITTINDGVPFELKPSYKENTYSVVTKEFLDREEESRYEITIKATDCGEPPLSTLKTLNIQISDVNDNRPHFENDPLEFYLVENNIAGASIFSVSATDKDLNDNAAISYHIVREGSQNDIMSFLNINSDDGHISALKSFDFETLKTFQFQVVATDSGTPSLSSNVTVNVFILDQNDNAPVILYPVSSNGSAEGVEEIPRNVNAGHLVTKVRAYDADIGYNGWLLFSLQQVTDHSLFGLDRYTGQIRTLRSFTETDEAEHKLVILVKDNGNVSLSATATVIVKLVEPKEAFAASDVKSSANVDDEDNVTFYLMITLGSVSVLFLISIIVLIAMQCSKSTDYTSKYLQETNYDGTLCHSIQYRSGDKRYMLVGPRMSIGSTIVPGSHANTLVLPDRRRASGEVSL; encoded by the coding sequence ATGGGGACCGAAAGACAGACTCGAACAAGCGGCTGCACCTGGATTTCTTTCTACTTGACTTTACTGTTGCTTTTAGGAAAACGGGCTTTGGCGGAAATAAGGTACTCAATTCCCGAGGAGGTTAAAGAAGCCTCTGTTGTTGGAAATGTTGCGAAGGATCTTGGCCTTGACATCACCTCTTTGATTGATCGACGGTTCCGTGTTGTTTCTGAATCTAAGGACGCATTTTTTGAGGTAAACCAGGACAATGGGGCTCTGTATGTCCATAAGAAAATCGACAGAGAGGAGCTCTGTCAGGGCAGCGGCGCCTGCCTGATTGAGCTTAAAGTCATAGTCGAAAACCCTTTGGAAATACACTATGTAGTTGTAGAAATCACTGATGTAAATGACCACTTTCCTAATTTTCCCGAAAAAGAACAGACATTTGAAATAGCTGAACATACATTGCCAGGAAAAAGATTCCAACTGCACACCGCTAATGATCCCGATTCTGGGGTGAATTCTATTCGCACATACACTTTAACGTCAAATGATCACTTTGAAGTAGACATACGTCAAAGCGATGACGATAAAATACCATTTTTAGTGCTGAAGAAGTCCTTagacagagaacaaaaaaacaaacactcgtTAATCGTTACAGCAGTTGATGGAGGTAAACCTCAACGATCAGATACACTAAATGTTTCCATTACTGTCCTTGACAGTAATGATAATCGTCCGATGTTTAGTAAGGAGATTTATCAAATTGCAATAAAGGAAAATATTCCAGTCGGTTCTTCAATATTCAAAATGAACGCGACGGATCCAGATGAAGGCAGCAACGGGGAAATCGAATACAGTCTTGCAAAAACCTTGAGAAGAAACATATATGACCTTTTTGAGTTGGACAGATTATCTGGGGAGATCAGAGTGAAAGGAATAGTGGACTATGAAGAAAACGACGTTTATAAATTGGATGTTGAAGCATCAGATAAAGGAACACCTCCACTGACAGGTGAGTGTAGGGTCAATATTAAGATCATAGATGTAAACGATAATCCACCACAAATAGAAGTCACATCACTGTCAAATACAGTGTCGGAAGATTCGAAACCTGGCACTGTTATATCTCTCATCACTGTGAGGGATAAAGATTCCGGTGTCAATGGCAAAATCATCACAACCATAAATGATGGCGTGCCTTTTGAATTAAAGCCCTCCTATAAGGAGAACACATATTCAGTTGTTACTAAGGAATTTTTGGATCGAGAGGAGGAGTCACGTtatgaaataacaataaaagccaCTGACTGTGGTGAACCCCCCTTATCGACATTAAAAACTCTGAACATTCAAATATCAGACGTAAATGACAACAGGCCGCACTTTGAGAATGACCCTTTGGAGTTTTATCTTGTAGAAAACAATATTGCTGGAGCGTCAATATTCTCTGTAAGCGCAACGGACAAAGATTTGAATGATAATGCAGCTATTTCATATCATATTGTGAGAGAAGGAAGTCAAAACGACATAATGTCTTTCCTAAATATAAATTCAGATGACGGACACATTTCAGCGTTAAAAAGTTTCGACTTTGAAACTCTGAAAACGTTCCAGTTCCAAGTTGTCGCCACCGATTCTGGAACTCCGTCACTAAGCAGCAACGTCACAGTGAACGTGTTCATTCTGGATCAGAACGACAACGCTCCAGTCATCCTGTATCCAGTCAGCTCTAACGGTTCTGCTGAAGGTGTGGAGGAGATTCCCCGCAATGTGAACGCAGGACACTTGGTGACTAAAGTCAGAGCCTATGACGCTGATATAGGATATAACGGCTGGTTACTcttttcactgcagcaagttACTGACCACAGTCTCTTTGGTTTGGACCGCTATACAGGACAGATCAGAACACTTCGCTCATTCACAGAGACAGACGAGGCTGAGCATAAACTGGTCATACTGGTCAAAGATAATGGGAACGTTTCACTCTCAGCAACAGCTACTGTGATTGTCAAACTTGTGGAGCCCAAAGAAGCTTTTGcagcttctgatgttaaaagtTCTGCAAATGTTGACGATGAAGACAATGTTACATTTTATCTGATGATAACTTTGGGCTCAGTTTCTGTACTTTTCCTTATCAGTATCATTGTGCTGATTGCAATGCAGTGCTCAAAATCCACTGACTATACTTCTAAATATCTACAAGAAACAAATTATGACGGGACACTGTGTCACAGCATCCAGTACAGATCTGGAGACAAGCGCTACATGCTAGTAGGACCCAGAATGAGTATAGGATCTACTATAGTCCCAGGCAGCCATGCCAATACTCTGGTACTTCCTGACAGGAGACGGGCATCTGGAGAGGTAagcctttaa